A window of the Enterobacteriaceae bacterium 4M9 genome harbors these coding sequences:
- the dkgB gene encoding 2,5-didehydrogluconate reductase DkgB, with protein sequence MGVPAFGLGTYRLKDEAVIASVKTALELGYRVIDTAQIYDNEAAVGQVIAESGVARNELYITTKIWTDNLSADKLIPSLKESLKKLRTDYVDLTLVHWPSPGKAVSVAETMNALMEAKALGLTREIGVSNFTIELMQQAIDAVGARNIATNQIELSPHFQNRRVVDWAKAHGIHVTSYMTLAYGKALADEVIGRIAEKHNATPAQVILAWAMALDYSVIPSSTKRENLQSNLQSGELKLDEVDMAAIAELERNDRLVSPDGLAPQWDE encoded by the coding sequence ATGGGCGTTCCTGCATTTGGTCTTGGTACATATCGTCTGAAAGATGAAGCTGTCATTGCATCTGTCAAAACGGCGCTGGAGTTGGGTTATCGCGTAATTGATACTGCGCAGATTTATGATAACGAAGCTGCTGTTGGTCAGGTTATTGCAGAAAGTGGTGTAGCGCGTAATGAGCTTTATATCACCACCAAAATCTGGACTGACAATCTGAGCGCAGACAAGCTTATTCCCAGTCTTAAAGAGAGCCTGAAGAAGCTACGGACTGACTACGTCGATTTGACGTTGGTCCACTGGCCGTCACCGGGCAAGGCGGTCAGCGTTGCCGAAACAATGAATGCGTTAATGGAAGCAAAGGCATTAGGGTTAACCCGTGAAATTGGCGTGTCCAACTTCACTATTGAACTCATGCAGCAGGCTATAGATGCTGTGGGCGCCAGAAATATTGCCACTAACCAGATTGAACTGTCACCGCATTTTCAAAATCGTCGCGTGGTTGACTGGGCCAAAGCGCACGGCATTCACGTCACGTCTTACATGACGCTGGCCTACGGTAAAGCACTGGCAGACGAGGTCATCGGTCGTATTGCTGAGAAGCATAACGCAACACCTGCACAGGTTATTCTGGCATGGGCAATGGCGCTGGATTATTCCGTGATCCCGTCTTCAACGAAGCGTGAAAACCTGCAAAGCAATCTGCAGTCAGGTGAGCTGAAACTTGATGAGGTGGATATGGCAGCCATTGCTGAACTGGAGCGCAATGACCGCCTCGTCAGTCCGGATGGCCTGGCGCCGCAGTGGGATGAGTAA
- a CDS encoding LysR family transcriptional regulator: MKTTSEEMAIFVAVVESGSFSRAAEQLGQANSAISRTVKRLENKLEVSLLNRTTRHLSLTEEGNRFFRRAQQILQDMAMAENELLESRRAPKGLLRVDAATPVVIHLLTPLIKPFRERYPEVEISLVSSETFINLIERKVDVAIRVGTLSDSSLRARPLFNSYRRLVASPDYLKRAGMPLNAQALRQHACLGFCEPIVLNRWPLAQGDGQLMEIEPELSSNSGETLKQLCLLGNGIACLADFMVDKEIADGKLVEILKDCVLPLEVPISAVYYSDRAVSTRIRTFIDFLSEHVPQPLRGL, translated from the coding sequence ATGAAAACAACGTCTGAAGAAATGGCGATTTTTGTCGCCGTAGTGGAAAGTGGCAGTTTCAGCCGTGCAGCGGAACAGCTTGGTCAGGCGAATTCAGCCATTAGCCGCACAGTAAAAAGGCTGGAAAATAAGCTCGAGGTCAGTCTGCTAAATCGAACCACTCGCCATCTGAGTCTGACAGAAGAGGGGAACCGTTTTTTTCGCCGTGCCCAACAGATTTTACAGGACATGGCGATGGCAGAAAACGAACTTCTTGAAAGTCGTAGAGCCCCCAAAGGGCTGCTGCGCGTGGATGCTGCAACGCCTGTGGTGATACATCTGCTCACACCGCTGATTAAGCCATTTCGCGAACGCTACCCGGAAGTTGAGATCTCGCTGGTATCGTCGGAAACGTTCATCAACCTGATTGAAAGAAAAGTGGATGTCGCCATTCGTGTGGGTACATTAAGCGATTCCAGCTTACGCGCCAGACCCTTGTTCAATAGCTACCGTCGTCTTGTCGCCTCACCTGACTACCTGAAAAGAGCGGGAATGCCCCTGAATGCACAAGCGCTGCGTCAGCATGCCTGCCTTGGTTTCTGTGAGCCCATCGTACTCAACCGCTGGCCGCTGGCGCAGGGTGATGGGCAGCTTATGGAAATTGAGCCCGAGCTTTCATCTAATAGCGGTGAAACGCTTAAACAACTGTGTTTGCTCGGTAACGGCATCGCTTGCCTGGCCGATTTCATGGTTGATAAGGAAATTGCAGATGGGAAACTTGTAGAGATATTGAAAGACTGCGTATTACCTCTTGAGGTGCCAATCAGCGCCGTCTACTACAGCGACAGAGCCGTCAGCACTCGTATCAGGACATTTATCGACTTTCTGAGCGAGCATGTACCACAGCCCTTACGCGGGCTGTGA